The sequence GGTCAAGCCAGAGCTTGAAGTCAGGTCCACCCAATTCTTACCTCTCTACCTTCCAGACTGCCTACTCATATTCTGTGGGTCAAGGTTTTGTTGTCTGGCCTGGCCAGCTAGGGACAGAGGGAGCTCCAGGCTGGACCCTATAGCTAactgtctttctgtctgtccaCCCAGGAGAGCTGTGGCGTGACTGTGTGTGATGGGAAAGTCCACATCCTTGGCGGGCGGGATGATCATGGGGAAAGCACCGACAGGATCTTCACCTTTGACCCCAGCAGTGGGCAGGTGGAGGCCCAGCCATCCCTGCAGCGCTGCACCAGCTCCCATGGCTGCGTCACCATCATCCAGAGCCTGGGCAGGTGACTCAAACTTGAACcaggaggtgaggaggggagggagaactCAGGTTCACCACTGCTCCCCTCATGGCACCTCGGTGTAAAGAGCCTCTTAGCTTACTGCCCCTTTTCTTGTAGAAATAAAACCTCCTTCAAAGGCGGGGTCTGTTCCAGCTCAAGCCTCCTTTGCCTGGAGAAGTAATGCCCAATATCTGCTCCCTGCTTTGACTCTTTACAAAGCACCTTCATATGTTACCTCATTTACCTTCATAATAGCAGCGTGgacgttttaaaaaattatgaaatatttcatgcataaaaagaaatatattttgtacagtttaataattacaataaaataaatatctgtgttCCCATGACCTAGCTTAAGAAATAGATCACTAGCTTAAGAAATGCCTTTGTAGGCCCCTCTATTTCCAAATCCATCCCTTCGCACATTCCTCCCAGGAATTGTCACTATTCTTAAATTTCAGATTAtcggcacttaaaaaaaaaacttttagtgaGCTTGTTACTAATATCTgtattttacagagaagcaaattattttaaaagataggaGACTCACCCAAGGCCACATACTTAGTAAGAGGCAAAATCTATGACTCATAGATTCCATGAAGCTTTAGAATCTATGAGACACTTTTGGCCAGGATGGTTCTCCCTTTCTAAACCACCCTCTCCAATTCAAACACCTATAGCAAtgatagataaaattaaaagccAGACAACTGAGGCATAGGCTTATAAGTAAGCAAACACGTCTGAGGACCAGAAACAGAATTGTAAAACATAAGGCAGAAGCTCAAGCTTCTAAATTCAGATTCTGGGATAAAGGCTTTAAAACCAGGATGACAAACCAGGATCACTGCTAGAAGCCTGGGCCAAGGTGGGGATCCCCCGCTCATGAAAGAAgctgaaacaaaacagaacagttgTAGAACCCTGAGCAGCCTCGGGGGTCAAGACTCGCAGTAAACTGGAGGCTCAGAGTAATGGGCACCAGAGCCACAGGCCTCTAAGACACCAATGAGCCCAGCTCTGCACCTGGATGTGCGAGATCCCCAACATCAACATGGGGTACAAGCTCCTGATGCCATTATAAGTGCCTGGGTTGGTTTGGGGCTCAAGGGCAGCAACATAAAACTGCTGGGTCGGGAGGGGTGAACTCAGTAGAAATAGAAAGAGAGGGAACAAAGGACTGATGCCACAGATTCTGTGAATCAAGGCCCAGCAGTTCAGATTCTGTGCCTGTATttctgaggcccagaggagctAGCCAGGCTCCATCTGGGGCTCCCCTTATTTGCACTCAGATTGCCTTTTGAAGAGCTGTCATctgctcctccatctcctccagcACAGGGCCAGCCCTACGCCCCTAGCCATCTTCCAAAGCCCCAGGGCCCTGTCTGCAGGATCTCTCCAGCTGGGGCTGACCCATCACAGAGCAGCATAAAGGCCTGGGTCCCAGCTGAGCTCCTACCCTCCGATTATCCCAGATTAGGGAGCCTGTGACCATCTGGACACAGCTGATAatggcagagggggaggggagtggggtaGAGGCCCAGCCTCAGAGCCTTCCTGCTCCCACCCCATGCATAACACCCAGGACAAAGCAAAGGTGCTGTACTGCTTGCTTACCCAGGCGAAAGCCAGAGTGGAAAGGGTAGGGGCAAACCCAGGGCAAGCTCTCCCTGGAGACACGGGCATCTTACCCAGGCTCAGCACTTCTGTGTAGCCAGACAGATTGCCCAGTTTCCCCCATGATGGCCATTTGTGCCCCAGTGCTTGCTCATGCAAATGCCAATGCCCTTTCCTGCTCTGTCTGCCTGGGCAGACCTGACACACTCCACCCAAGAGCTGACCACTCCCTCCTTGCACCCCTTCCTTATCAGCCCTTCTTTCATCACCTGACATATGGCCAGGCCTTTGTGTGACATCTCAGGTCTCTCCTGACACACCCATAGGATGCCTCTTGAGGCAGGAAAGGTGTCACCTTCATCTCTGGGTCCTCCAGTGACTGGAACAAACCCTTCCACTGAATACCTTAAATCAAGGTTTTCTGGATTTCTATCTCATAAtacctgtgaggtaggtactaccgctcccctcccccactcccacctccgaTTACAAATGAGTAAACAGACTCAAGAGTTGTGAAATGACCTGCTAACTAAGGTCACAGGGCTGGTGagtggtggcagagccaggattccaactCCGGTCCAGCTATCTCCAAAGTCTGCTTCCTCCATGCAGCCTCTGCTAATCTGAGAAAATGGTGTGGGGCACAGCAAAGCAGTTGTTTAGAAGTAGGAGATACATCATTTCCACGTGGGAAATTCCAGCCTGATAGGATACTGTCTCTGACCTTCTGGGCTTCCGACTTGATGAGAGACATGGTGCTGGTCCCTGGTGAGTGAGGCTCACAGGAACACAAGCAAAAAGTGACAGCCCCGTGTCCTAATTTCTAGGACTACTGGTTAGACCGAGACTATATATAGAGGATCCCCCTGGCTCCTAGTCCACTGCTCTCTGGCACCTCAGGCTGCCTGCTAAATGTGAACTGTTACCATTCAGTTCAAAGGGAAGCCAGACAAGTCCTTGATCCCTTAGCCACACATAGGTTTGCCTTCTTCTCCCCGGCTGAGAACAGAGACAACTCTTGGTATGCAATCAGAAAACGATGAacccaaatttaatttttaagtttcttttttgagTAGATCTGTTTGTAAAGATTGATATTTTATGACTGTAATTCTTTCTTAGTGGGCTTTCAAAGAACAAGGAGAACTTTACTTCTTACATAATAGAATAAAACTTTCTACTTTGTAATCACTATATGGACTTGTTGGATTCTTTTATAAATCTGAAACATATCTATGCTGTATACGCTACCCACCCAttagtataggaaaaaacatagtatatgtaGAGTTCCCTACTATCTGCGGTTTTAGGCATCCCCTGAGGTCTTGGAACGTATCCGCTGCaaataaggggggactactgtattcAGTTAAGTTGTTCAAGAGGAAAGATTTCATCACACAATTCTTTGTGACAAAAACCTGGACTATCCCACTTTGCTCAAAGATAATGTGACAGTATGTATCTTTTATGATGCCTATGCCCCCAAATTTACTTGGTAGTTGTTACAGTTCAGAGACAAGCTGAAGGCAGTTGTACATAAAGATGAGTGGAGAGAAACAGATgctgtagaaattttaaaaattcattggatTGGTCATTTGAATTGAGCTTTATAAATCTaaaagtgaaaatgttttaaaattatgaaacaaagaaaatggctATCCTCTCTTCAACAAAATTATAAGCAaccaaaatttttttgtttttttttaaggtacgtgggcctctcactgctttttttttaaggtacgcgggcctctcactgctgtggcctctcccgttgcagagcacaggctccggacgcgcaggcccagtggccatggctcacgggcccagccgctccgcggcatgtgggatcctcccggaccggggcacgaacccgcgtcccctgcattggcaggtggactctcaaccactgcgccaccagggaagccccaaaatttttTAAGGCACTGCGTGTTGATAATCCAAGtgtaatacaaaacaaaatcaaaaaagccCCAGAAGCTAGAGCTTATTAGAGATGTATTTGAAATCTGGAATCAGCAGCTACAAGATGAATACCTTCACTTCATGGCAGTTGATAAACATTTCACTGCCTTCAAGTAACATTGATCATTTGGGGTATATATCCTTCTAGACAATGAAAATGTGAAGTTGTTTGCTGTTATaactcatatatgtatatgtatgtatagacatacatatatatatatatgacagctctattgagatacaattcacataccataaaattcacccatttgaagTTTACAATCcaatgtttttagtatattcagttATGCTGTTAATACTtgctaaatttttaatatttttggatacttgttaaaatttataataaaattgacTTTCACTATCCCTTTATTCTTACTTAAAgtgacttaaaatataaaaggggGATGTTTATGGGCCCAGGTGGTAAATAGTGATGGCTATTTTTTCTGGTATATTAAGGGTAAAATCAGTGAGTAAAAGATCCCATTTCCTCTGGTCCCCCTCCTGATGAGAAAGCAGCCCCCCTACAGTACCTatgctctcccttcccctccctctgtaAAGCAAATACATTATTAAAGGTTATGGGAGCCCTACCCTCTCTCTAGGCAATTTTGGATTTTAACGGCTCCAGCTTCTCTGGTTCACCACACAAAGGACTGTCGGGTGCAAGCTCGTCATGGGGGCAGTCAATGGCTTGCCAGTGAGGGCAGGATGAACCCATCATAGCTGTCCTCACCAGAGGACAAAGGCCCAGCTGCACCTGGCCAGCTGAACTATTAGTGCAATACAGGACTGAGCAGCAGAGGTGTGgtttcatttgaatttcagagCTCAGGTCtccatcttttttgttgttgtagaaACAAGAGTTTGGGATCAGATAAGTTGTTGCCAATCTAGGATCTCATGTTACTTGTTCTCAAATGAGAAGTGGTAATCTCTCTGAGACAGtctaagtacagttgacccttgaacaatatgggtttgagggcttccctggtggcacagtggttgagtctgcctgccgatgcaggggaagcgggttcatgccccggtccgggaggaccccacatgctgtggagcggctgggcccatgagccatggctgctgggcctgcgcgtccagagcctgtgctccgcaatgggagaggccgcagaggtgaggggcccgcgtactgcagaaaaaaaataataataaaaataaaattaaaaatatgggtTTGAACTATACCggtccacttatatgcggaattTTTCTCAATAGCAAATACTATAGTACTATACTACCCGGGGTTAGTTGAATACACAGATGCTGAACAGCAGATATGGAGGAACCGCATATAGAGAGTTGACTGTTAAGTTAGGGTCTGCACCCGATGCCCCCATTGTTAAGGGTcaaactgtattttccaaagccTAAGATGTATTGCATGGGTTAATCAACACTGCTATAAAATCAAGTTAGTAATGGAATCTGCCCATAACAGGgatgttgggaagattaaatgagacatcCACAGCAGGCTCAGGGCATATAACAATAATCTCCTCACCATGGTCATGCTGCTTAACAAGTTATAAATGTAGCTTTGATTAATAACAAATAGGGAAATGGCTTAATAGCCATTTCATAAAGTAATGTCAAGATCTCATGTCTCTTAGGgagaaaatagtaagaaaaacTATCTTTTGAGACAGAAAATGTTGACTATCAACAATACCTAAATGTTTTCTTGGTCTGATGTTGACAGGCCTTACTGACATACAACAGCTTCATTTATACATAGCCACACTGGAGCTCAGAAACAATCACTAAATGAAACACGGCACAGAAAAAGGCCATGTAAAATGGGTCTAGTGATACCTGCCCAGCTATGCCTACTTCCCTGTAGAAGCAGAAAGCATGGCCCCTGTGGTCAGGGCCCTTACAGTTAGGATGGGGAGAATCCATTACCATGAAGTTAGCTATTAATGATTTCCAGAGGATAGATATGCTAAGTAGGTAGTAATAACagctagcatttactgagcacttgctgtgaGCCAGGCACTAAGAACATGCAGATGAACAGGCACAGGTATGTAACTGATGTGCCCATGCCTGTACTGCTGAAAGTTGTGGATTTAGTTTTGAATCCAGACAGACTGAACTGAAGGCCTGGGCTTGTAACTTGTCTCCAAATGATATAAATGACAAATAGTAGGGAAACATACTGATATTTAGATCTCCTTTAACTCCCGTAACAGCCCTGTGAGATAACTGAGGATCAGAAAAGTCCAAAGTCATCCTCTCAGTGAATCAGTGCTGTGCCAGCATTTAAACCCAGATCTCTGATTGCAAAGCCCAGTTTCTCCCCACAACCCCTTGAGTCTCCTTTGTAAAATGCTCTGCAAGAGAAAGGTATCGTCCACTCTCACTCTGCTGACACCCTCACAGCCTTTGCCTCATTTCCCCACTAGGAGTGGAGATGAGCTGacctggggtggggagatgggagggtGTGCCAGCCCCAAGCCTACACTCTGCTGTGGGTTATAGCAGCCTTTTCAACAGTGGTTTGCAAAACCAGATTGTCTGGGGGTGGAACCCACTTccctaaaattaaccatcatcTGGACCCCACCAGTTCCTGTGCCTTTCCTGGTTCTACAGTGCTGTCTGTTGGTCTCCAACCTTTGTTTGCCCTTTAGGCCTATTCCCACAATCTCCCATGCCAGCAGGTGTTCTTTCCTTGCCTGATGGGCAGGTGGTTCAATTAGCACCCAGCTTTTGTTTGAGGCCCCCATCACCAGCTGCCAGGAGTCCTAATGACCAGAACCTAATAACCCTTCAGAGCCTGACAATAACCTTTTGGTGAAGAGTCCATGGAAGGCTTCAGCACTTGCTTCCATGTTGCCAACAGCCATTATTCCCACCAGGCGGTCCCAAGGCCATTTCACAACATGGTCTTAGCTGACCAGCATCAACACCTTGCCTACTGAGGGGAGGGGCCACTGCATGAGTCTGGCCACAAGGTTAGACATCAGATGCACCTAGAAACCTGAACCTCAAAGGAAGTGAAGCAAAGAAAAGGACGGCTGAAAAAATCATTCACTGGGAATCTCGGGGTGGTAGTGATGACATCCTCTAAGGTAGTTTGCACTTCTTAATGAGCTGTGATTATGGAATGCTCATCTCAGCGCTACATTACATCTTACGTGATTTTCTTAAGTAAACACTTAATTTaacccctcctccacctctgagTAATGGGTAGACAGAGGTGTTCACACTGATAATTCAAGCTGCATACCTGCACACTAATAATTTGCATACTTTTCTGCATATGTGTTATACTTCAATGAGTTTACTTCTCCCTCCCCAAGCTGCTACTTTGGTGCACCTTTCCTGTTACAGCACCACCTGGTGGGATGTTAACAGCACTACTGAATCACAGACTTGACCTCCAGTTTTAAGTTTGCAGAAAACTCactaggaaaataaatttaaaagatcacCTGatcaaatatgcaaagaactgATTGGCAATGCCAGTACTAGACACTAAGATCCTAGATGACCAGGACTGTCTTAACCTGTTTCCAGCAACACTACTCCACAGGCTCAAATTAGTTGAAATGGTTTCACTACCAACAGTCTCCTCATAAATGAACTACATCAtaagcccagaaataaatacaGGAATAAATCAGCTTAGCTCAGTTCACACACTAACATTTTTCAGTAACCACCTCTCTCAGCCCTCTCCATAAAACTTTCTTTCGCTTGAGAAAGGGCTCATTCCTGGAAATGTGCCACCCCAGGGTAAAgggaagcacaggctctagttcCTAGCCACAAGATAAAACGTTTACATGAACCCACTCCCTGGAACACAGTAAACGGTCATTAACACATTAGCTATTTCAGTGGTTGGAGAATTGTAAAGTATTTCTACTACTAAGACATGGTCTCAACTCCATTAACACTGACAAAAACAATGAGATGTTACTCTCTAGACAGTAGAAACATCCAAGGCTCTGTTAAaaggggacacacacacagataatgTCAGCGTGCTCTCACATAATTCACTACCTCTAATTAATCTTGTAGGATTTTTATGCCAGCCTGTCCCTCACTAGTTTCacctgaataaatgaaaagcacCCAATTTCTAATAAATACGTATCAGCAAACACTTTCAAAATATCACAGATAAAACTGTAGataatttaaatgttctttatacttttctagaGTGTAATGGTTAAGAGAACAGGACATAGAAATGTGGATTCTAATCGCAGCTCTATAACACTTAGGCAAACTTACTTCTGAGCATCAGGCTCTTTCTTCATCAGCAGCGCAATCAAACTCCCTTTTAGAGatgttgaggattaaatgagaatgtaTATACCTAGAAATGAGCACCACCTAGAGCACAGCATAACCCAAAATGTAATGGTCATATTTTCTGTGTGTAATAGAGAAAATGATCCTAAATACATCCTTCTAAACCTCTAACTCTGAACTCCAGGTTAAGCCAATCAAGGTGCTTTCCTGTTAACCATGAGCCATCACCGTCACCAGATTTACTCCCCCACAAGATATTTCCTCGGTTACTTCTGCCTGGGTCCTCCTGTTCTGGACCTCTCCTCACAAGTACAACTGAAACCAACAGGATTTTTAGGGAAAGCACACAAACACTGTGAACCAGACAGCCCTAAGAATATATCAAGCAATGCTCTCATGGAGTGACATGACCATCAGTCTGAATACTGGATGTAGAGTCTAGTCAGGCCACaggtcttttaaaaagattttattaaagGTCTTTATAGAGCAACATCCAGACTCCAGATCCAGCGGCCAAGGAGACCctgaaaccaaataaaacaaataaagtacAATAAGAACAGAAAATACACCTGAATATCGGGTTTGCATGAAAATTAATACACAATGTCTAGAAACAAACAACACAACAGGCGCTGAGCACAGGGGAGGCTTGTTGTCACTGTTTTAAGGGGGTTGCTTCAGAACAGCTAATTACTAGCAAGAGTGCcttgaaaattttaagttaagggaggataataaagaaaaactcaTATTTAAAATAGTGGCAAACGTAGGAACGTCTTAAAGAGACCAAAGGCACACACTCCTCCCAATAGCATACCATGTTAAATGAGTCCCTGGCTTCAACCTGTGTTCTCTCATGTAAAGCAAGTGTAATCCAATTTTTATTCACTAGGTGCTCTCACAGCGTGGGACACAAGTGTTAACAAGGACAATGGAATAGGGTCCTATTCTGCCCCAAGAGGGCCTTACAGACATACCTATTATGCTGTGGGTACTGGCTGAGGCATGGCAGGCGGCTCTGGCTTCCCACCCTTCTGTTCGGAGATGGGAGTGGTGGGCAGTATTTCATCTTTGGGTTCCACAATGCTCACGTGATCAGGCAGGGGCTTCTTAGGGCCAATCTTACCAGTTGGGTCCCAAGGCAGCATGATCTTTACCTTGATGCCCAGCACACCTAGAAGATGCCATAGTTAAGACCGAGCTATGGTTCCATCGCCCCCCACTACACAACGGGATGgagcagaaggaaaaaaggaggttTCTCAAGCAGCCCTGGGTCTGGTCCCTTCTCAGACAAATGCCTCTAATCAATCAATGAAGAGGACACTTTTGCAAAAGGAACCCATGCACAGCACCACAGAACGTGGCACTGACAAGGACCAAGAGCAGGATGTGCCCTTTCTGACTCGTCATCGTGTCATCACTGAAGGGTACACCAGTGGCCAAGACAAGGGCAAACCAACTCTCTCCAACGAAGCTAAACAAAAAAATGCTCCACGACTCCCAAATTCCAGAAACACCGAGGTGTGTATATACAACCACGTCTACCCGTTTAAAAAGCCCCTTGCCCCAAGCACTCCTGGCTGCTCACCCTGTCTGAGCAACACGTGGCGCACGGCAGTATCAACATAGTAGTTAACAGGGTCCCCACTGTGGATCATCAGGCCATCCACAAACTTCATGGATTTAGCCCTCTGTCCTCGGAGTTTCCCCGACACCACGACCTCGCAGCCTTTGGCCCCACTCTCCATGATGAACCGCAGCACACCATAGCAGGCCCTTTGGGAGCGCAAGAGACAAATGGCCATTTGTGTTATCACCAGACAGGATTGCTCAACCCCACCCTGCTAAAGAAAAAACACTCATTAGCCTGCACTGACTACTTTCAATGTTCCTTTAACG is a genomic window of Physeter macrocephalus isolate SW-GA chromosome 16, ASM283717v5, whole genome shotgun sequence containing:
- the RPS3 gene encoding small ribosomal subunit protein uS3 — its product is MAVQISKKRKFVADGIFKAELNEFLTRELAEDGYSGVEVRVTPTRTEIIILATRTQNVLGEKGRRIRELTAVVQKRFGFPEGSVELYAEKVATRGLCAIAQAESLRYKLLGGLAVRRACYGVLRFIMESGAKGCEVVVSGKLRGQRAKSMKFVDGLMIHSGDPVNYYVDTAVRHVLLRQGVLGIKVKIMLPWDPTGKIGPKKPLPDHVSIVEPKDEILPTTPISEQKGGKPEPPAMPQPVPTA